Sequence from the Acropora muricata isolate sample 2 chromosome 10, ASM3666990v1, whole genome shotgun sequence genome:
AAGAATGCCATTTGAAGGATTGATAAATCAACCCTTTCCAGAAACAGTCTTTGACTTGAATTCAGGCATGAACTGGGTATGTGACTTTAGTGTTTATACATGCTTCTTAGATTGGAAGTTATTTCCAAGTGAGCTGAAGGTAAAACCAAGAAAACAGCGCAGTCAAATGAGCACAAGTAAGAATGTAAAGTTTACACatactaaaagaaaaaagctttgagAACTGAAAAAAGGCAATGGCTGTTTTActgtcagaaaaaaaataagatcaATACACAATCTTGGATTAGGTAttcagggcgtaaaattaacttttttccCTGGTAGCCACTTGGCTCTTAACTAGCGAGTTTACGAACTGAGAAAAATTAGGACGACACGGCCTGGAGGTCATGTTGCGCATGCGTGTTCCCCCGTCTGCTGGCGTCGTGACAACGTCGAGGCGAGCAATTCGACCTTTGTGATCGCGTCGCCACTATGACGACTACGGCTGAGAAAGCCTcttaatattttaaagtggtagccaattccaaaaagttggtggccatgacacacacacaaaaccatttttaccctgtcattGTACgagatagattaaattgctgaaaattcgcacgagctacaaagaggacaccagaatgaatcagtgacgatagatttacgttctAAATAGTGCATGTGCTGCGTTTTGAAAACGAGCTAgccaaggaactttgctgcagatttatcttgagTTTACAAATCTTAACAatcactagatctctaggtaaggtgtgattagaaattctagtcgccaacttggcgactaattttcaggatttggtcgccaaagtgaaaaatttagtcgcattggcggctgtattaggcgcaattttacgccctggtATTACGCTAACATAACATCATAAGTTATCCCTAATCAAAGGGCTAATTCCCTTTAACCATAATTCctgattattaattttgtgcttAGTGGATTGGGTTCCACTTACAAGATAGTGAGTGAAATCTAATACAATTACTTCTTTTTTGATGTCAGAGCCAAGAATTCCAAAACAAACTGAAAGGAACAAAGCATTTATGAGCACAGAAGCCTTGAAGCAGCTTGATGTATGATACTGTTGTCCCTTTTTGCCTGTTTGTGTTCATTGTCCTCATTTTTATCCTCCTCTCTCTGTAGTTGACCTATCCCTTACTGTACTTACAAGTCAGTGCAAAGGATTTTATGCTATGTACACACTcaagaaactgatttttttttcacttttctcaGTTTATTATATCACTTCCATGAAGGTGAATTAGAATGCACAGGTTTTCTTCGAGGAAAAGGGGCAGGGTCCTCACATAGGGCATAGTTACAGGGACATTTAGGATTTAGTCTTCTCCCTTTTTACCAGCATAACAGGTAAAAGCTAGAGTTTTTCAAAGTGGTAGAGCACTTGTGGGCATCATTGTAACAGTTATAACTGTCTACTCAGTTCATTTTGTGGAACAGAAATTTGCCTTCAGCATTTCAGTCATACAGTTGGTTTTGCTCTTACTTCTTTATTAATACGAGGATCAGATTTagtattaaaacaaaaattattaatgtacatgattttttttctttttctttggacAATTCCAGGCTATTTTAGATAGTAATAAGTGAGACAGCTAATTTTTCAGGTTATTGCCTGAAGCAGAACATCAAGAATGCATATTTTAGCAATATTTGCTTGATGCTTAAATTAGGAAATGGCAAAAAAAGAAGTTGAAGAAACTCAAAAGGAGGATGCACAGGATGAGGAAGATGAAAATAAAAGCGGGGAAGAGGAGATAGAATATGATGAAGAAGAACAAGAGGAGGTACATTTTGGCATTCACACATATTTTTATACAATACTAGTAGaccttgttaaaaaaaaataataaatgcaaGATAATAATATCAGGTAATTGTAACTTGCAACATAGACCAAAACTCATCTGAATATCAATTATTACCCTACTAACTGAAAATGGGCCCAAACAAAGACAGAGAATACTGTAACTCTGACCAGTGTCGGAATCAAAGCCACAACCTTCAGATTAGATCACAGTTGCTCTTCCAACTGAAAATAGAAGGTCAGACATGGGCAGGCCTCAGGTAGTACAAGGATGTTATGCGGCCACTTAGTACCGTGTTATCTGCATACAATAAAACAATGATATTATGTGTCATTGATCTAAGTTCTCTTCCCTTTTTTCTGCCTTTCATTCATATTCTTGCAGAAGATACGATTTTGCTCACTGCTTCAGatgcaacaataattataataatttgtcATTTAAAGACAGCCAAAATGTGAAGAAAGCATCCATGTGTAATTCTGTTCggttcttttgcattttttcctggttttaatttcaaaatcctTTTATTTATGGTATAGGAGAATGATTACTTGGTATCACattttgatgatgatgaggatggTCTTATGGATGATGACGACATGGATGAGGGCCCTATCTACTGAGTGACATGTCTTTTGAGTGAGTTGAAGGACAAGCATGGTCCAGCTGATTGCCGAAGTATGTCCATCTGATAATCCTGTCTAGATTAAAGGCAGTCATAGAAAGCATACCTACAGTACCGCTCGAAACTATGGGGCCATTTGCACGCGGTAAAACCTCGTCTTTGTCGAACAGAAAGCTGGTCTACTGTGACATTAGCCTGTTGCGTGTTAAGTTTTGATAAAAGACatgttaataatttatttcatccTTGTTTCAAAAAGTTGTAGTTGTAATTTTTCTGTCAGTTCTATGAGGCTGTTATTTGTACATACattatgttatttctttaattgagaaAGATTGCCTCTGCGTTTTGAGAACTGAAATCTGGGCCATAGGAGATTCAAAGGAACAAAGTCTGTTAAGTAAACTTGGTTAAGGTGACCTGCTATACTGCTTTGACTGAAATTGTCTCATTGTGGCATCCTCACCGTTGatcaacaaataattattgaataacatacaaaaacatacaaaagcACTGCAACTGACCAATGGTGAGGATTACATTAGATGATATAATGTTGAACCCTATAAATTTATCTATGGTAACAGTAGGACATTCAGGTGGCTTTGAGCGGAGCTTAATATTTGACTTGTAACCCAATGCAGAAAAAATGTTGAATGATGAATGTAGGTTGAGTACCCTCATTAAGGTAACTGAGGGTTCAAAGCCTGAGCAAAACACAGTTGTTGTTCAGAAAAATAGTCTATTGCTTTGTTTATGATATAAAGAGTATCAATTTCCATATTGGTTTTTACGTATCCTATACTTCCATTCCACCATGTTCCAATCTCTGTTTGTCCGCTTCCTCCTAGATATAGCTGCCTGGATGTGTCTTCATTATCCAGTTGTCCATTGATGAATATTTTACTGACATGGGTAAAGACAATTACTGGGTGTCAATTTTTATAAGTTGATTAGAGATATCTAGAGCATGTACAAGGAACAACGACACTGATTCCTCTTTGTTTTCTGTAGTCTTGCTAGACAGGGTTAACAAATGGATGAATGTCCATCTGGGAATTTCCTGTGATGTTCAAACTGGTGTGGTTATTGTTCATGGGCAAGTCTTAGTCAATGTCCATTTTTGGCCTGACTTAAGGGTTTTTCCAGGAACTAATTCACTCCCTTATAAATATTACCTTGTGAAGAAGATGGCAAGTTCAGTGTCTTGCTATTGCCTTCCATTTAGTGACCTAGCTAATCACCAGCGGTACTTCATGTTCTCTCTTACCGTTTTTTGTTAGCTTTCTTCCATGTCCAAGTAATATGGTACCACTGGTCGTATTCAACTTGGTTTCTTCCAAGAAGATCATTGCTATAAAACCCAAACAGTACTCTCTGTAGAATAACAAGGAAAAACAACAGTGATTTTACTGTGTGCTCTTTATTCTATTCTAGCCTTCATACATTCATTGAACAGCCATTGACAaataattatatgtatatatatatatatatatttagtatttaccaaatcaatggatagcaattttcacacgttttgattggcttccataactcggaatatccttggctattcactgttttgcgaacggaaagaaaaatggcgcgtccttttgtgaaagtttcaaaagaagaaattaaaacagcatttttttatccatctgatttggtaaatactaaaacaactatccccctcaggctcggtgaagagcggtggatatatacctcgactcTTGGCCGAGCCCGATGTTAgaccgtaatgagctatttgttcctaagcaagggactactcggaaaagagtgccctttgtggttacatatcacccgggtctacccaatatagggggaatattaaaagagttacacccccttttaagcctttccaatagatgtaagcaggccattcatgatttgcccatgatggcgtttcgtcgccctaagagcttgaaggattatttagttcacgctaaattacgacctctggatcaggactttttggttactcgaggaactcataaatgtggtagtagcagatgtgatgtatgtaattatcttattgtcggagataggttctctagccttactactggtactagctatactatcaatcgtggtttcgattgtaattctaggaatgttgtttatttaattaattgtaaggtttgtggttttcagtatgtcggctccaccaccactaagtttagattaagatttaacaaccacaagagtcgtttacgagcccactctaggatgttggctgttgataaggagagtgatgaccttgtctataggcatttttatagtcttgggcatcatggactttcagatgttcgcatccaacttattgataaagttaatgataaagacgacctgcttgctaaggaggggcaatgggtatatcggctccgctccttaaaaccggatgggcttaatgagagtgacttcttttttggccataatagaggggaacgtaccctgggtgccagaggttctatttttctttcgcgaggagcgagcggttaaaacggagaggcgaaaaataaacctctggtcacggcggttatgaacctcacttccatgcaagttcggaataagatatcttgccaaaccggttttctaagtgtttgtttgtttttataatttgacatgttgcgcactttgcaatcattgataagttatttaaaatatatttgcagaagaaaagaaacaaaaaataagtcCAATCTACAAGAATACCATCAAGAATTCGCTTATgacaccttccatattcatttcatctgaaggcgaaattatttcaacttaccatttaggaacaacatgcgcctcgtctgtaacgaggccaaacagtcgatcttgaaagtgtgattttggagaaaccacagggatagctgagacggacgcactttgtaccaatataattaatgatatttttattcgaggttttaaatgtagcgtagcgtgtggtagcgtagaatcgtgtcagagcgtggtacagtgtagtggttcgaactaaaggcaaatagaaacgaagcggatctaagcataagcaattaactagtgcaataggatttaactaagtcaataacaatgaaagtacacgatataaactaatcagaaactcaataacgacaactcaaagaaatgataatataaatttacactcactttggtAAGCTCCTAAGGCGATGGAATCAGAAAAAGCAGTGGTGGCGGTAGCGAATCTTTTATGCTCTGGCATTCAGCagcgattgaaacgagaacagtgcaatttCAGAAAAAGcgaagtaatttgaacaaagcgctaagctgtcagcaattaaaaataaccagaacaaagtaacgtaacaaaatcaagaaagcggcatagtgacaaagcgaaaatcaattatcgactaaaaattaacaagataaaaggcgtttcaaaagtaacagaaaggacttgctttgcagcactttacgccacttttcttctcgaactattaattctggaccagtaaagacaatggagtggctggcaacatcgtcttcagaaaggtcgtcgtcagcaagcgagcaagcaggtataccatgctctttcagctctaggatgtgcgaatcaatcaaggcactcaagggacaaataacgactacgatggcagctttaggataactgaaaccacgatcatgcaaatacgaacatactttcggcacaagctgaaatatcatagatttgccgcatccagttggcaggaccgcaaacacatccccacgcttgatgaagtgaagtaaggcccctttttctgaacaggtctcaattctaaaatctccgaaaatccagaatttagtgtatattgtattgcacctcgaaacgcacgctcgaatattcaaggccttccaccgccattcttgtttactattcctTGCTCCTTGAGCTAAAACCCGGTTTTTGTAACACTATCGGCGTTCAACCAGTGAAATTGGGtgttagatcgttatcactcggaaaggactggcactaactacgaaaaccaatcagctactgtgttcataattccaaatcatggaagtgaggttgtcaaccgccgtgaccagagggttttttttcccttcgaAGTAGCTCGGTATCttatagatcacgccaaaggaaaaaaaaccctctggcacccagggtaagCAGAGTCCTGAAGTTATAGTAAACattatagtttattttggttgtttttcgcgattggtttttgagtatgcccaattgatggctcatctccggtgtaatatccacagctgacgtaaaacaatgaaaacaaaacatccgtaacaatgagccctaaccctaacaaaagtctttaaacaaagacaacgaataaattatattacaccggGGATAAGCCCAATTgatgtacagctgggaattgctcaaacgttattttacattatctagcactcggcaaagttcctttttgacttgtggctgttttcgCGTAcatggcctcatacaccacaagccttcttagaacatcaccgccaagctggccacatttgctagagagaaggacagccacaacaccgggatcTTAACGcccgaatagtgtgtgggttcttgtTGGGTTTaacatgtttaaaatgtccCACGTGgacatggaaggtactgtgagacgttttatagtccttatccatttagacttgaaagtctaactatttgctaatgtaattgccgtacaaaggtagcacttattcctcagttatttcaagaccctgagtgttggtccggccggagtcgaactcacgacctcccgcgtgacaacccgatgctcaaccaactgagccatcggtgcgctGTTGATCAGAtccttcaaagaacatcaagttgcacaaatttccaaaaaaacatgaaacgaggaggagacgactatggatcaactttgtccttgttaaacgtgcaaaatggacatttactcctacctctcacctgcgttctgagcattttagacctgaggattTTGAGTCAATTTTCGGCAACTCCTGGGAGATCATTAGTTGGTCGACGGAGTTtgaaaaatgatgctttttttttttaattgagactagtgagcggcacacagcaactgatcttgttaactttgcctgaagtctgtttgatcagacgaaaccggtcggataataaacaaatttaaacaaaaaaaaattaaaaaactagaaaattaaaaaaataaactaaaagaagttatagctcaaaactattttgttttctattgacgaacgctgtgcaggcagtgcacaagttactggtactacgtcataggtaccagtcctcgatctgctcggtcaaaactcagatttttatctttttgcgatcaaaacccatggaaagacgttaAAAggtcaattgtttttttttttaatttgtatccatggatgacttaactattcgttaaaaatagaaaaaaataagggtgacagggactttaagcaaattttgcatAGATTTTCTAAGGACATTAATAGTTTCTCATTCAGAGCTCCTATGCTAGCTAACGACTATGTATATTTTTAACTCGATTTTATTCATACATTTTACACAATTATCTTAActtttatttaatttgttttagaGCAGGTCCACAGCAGCCTTCCGCTGCCATTTTATgtaacttaaggaggctcgaaagggtttttttggttgctattcaaagtggacagaccgcaaacgacagtagttgctaaaaatctatctgtgttgcaactgttcatcagtaggatgcctaaaatgtgtgcaattctacaattggtttcggctccattaaatcctataccaattgcagaacatttcaggaggagccacccacaatgcgagcacagttgcgaacaacacatatatatgagtaaggaaaacaatgcaaagcaaaatgaagacgttatgtaacgaactaaatacacacgtcaagtaaatgaatgaataatgcacgcgcacaaaataaaattgcgcgcgcacgcgtattaagatacaactaaaaataatctaagtaataaataagtaagtaatgtaaggatacgatggggcgaTTCAAGCCCGGATGACatatctcatctcccgcagggttgcaccatacttcacgacgataagaccatgccgattgaagaattttgtaaatgttcgctgaagtagatcggtgagaaaaccttgttgtcggagacgtaaggaaagtccgcggagtctattcatgaagtcactatagtgtttgtgaaacgatgaaagataccaaagaaggatatttcataatgtaggcaaactatatatatctttgaaactctgttgttgggtaatactttgagggcacttatgacgtcatactggttaccacggcaacacgccaggtcagcaaaaaggcctttaaacttcagttgttgaaagttatcggaaaaactaagtcggtgacctaccgtttttatttctttgttggaaatctccctaaattctttaacttattagagagtatgacaaaaatctatctagtagaatttaagatatatcgaaaaatggcatattatagtttacagaaaattgtactagatagatttccgcgaaactttttcatttaaagtgccatcgtgaatgataagtgcatgcaaaaaatcaagataggtcaccgcgcaaaatttcgagatagagacaatttttttccgcaggttttatttccgtttcgcgcgattttacgccgtattttcacttccggtgtgttgcacgcgctacttttgatagaaatttgaatcattctgctgacgcgtgtttcttagttatggcgtgtgtagcttactcgcgcgtgaagctaaaaaccctttcgagcctccttaacgTGCTTTATGAAACAAATGTATGTATATACGATGAGTGGGCAACAatgaaacaggcttgtagggatgaacttggaattttttttttctgcacaaTAATTATATACTTCGGTCTACTTCTATGTAGTGAGCACTGTTTTAGGAAAACTCAAATTTtgtactttatatatatatttatacattgCCATTGGTTGTGTTGTTCTTTGAAAGTGTAAAAGACATTTTGGGAACTCGTCTGCTCAGGTATACTTGCAAAATTGTTATTTATGTTGTGAGTCCATGGTAAAAAGCTTCTTGTACTCAAGATAGGTAATAGTAATTCATGTCTGTGCGATTCTAAGCCTACAAATTGCTTCAATAAAATTTGATAAGGTATCATGTAGgtataaacaaaagaaacacatttcaaagcCCTCAATGTAACTTTTTTTAAAGTTGCATCTTCACCAAAAGCTGTACTGGTTATTTTAAGAAGTGAGGTGGACAACAAGGAAAAGGAAGTCACTCAGCTAAAATCAGCATTTTGGTCAACATTAGTGACAAGTGAGGCCACAGAGAGCTTTTTATCTGCTCTTTAGTCAGTCTTCGTTTTTTAAAGTATTGAAGATCAAAGCCATGGAGATCAAAGTTAAGGTGGCTCcttatagttttttgaccgcgcgaactggtttcgaaatcgcgcaatggcgcaagctttaaaaaatctacgcttaagtcgcgcgcaacatcaaccaccgtgagtaactcgcactggtcgaattttagcaaccatcgttgctcatttccaatgtgatagccatccatagggtaagttttccttcttttgaattttatctcctaacatgtgtcctaatatttccaaaaataccttttaggtaggccataagagctcaaaacaatttaccgtgttgtcagaatttcgaACAAGTGGGTGACGCAAGCGGGTcatctcgaaattgtatgacgtcacaaagatgtaAACGAAGGAAaaacgagctcacttttctcatgtttccttcggtgaaattttgtgaaattttgtatagttcatgatatagatgcctacttcacaatattattttttgaaaaaaaattatccaaggatttcttttttttaatcaaaaataggaaattgtaagatttttaagataggaaattgtaagatttttaagaatcctttagataaattcttcattttttcaaattaaattatagtccgaaatcgttttcacaagactgccaagtttcaaaatgttttaCAGAGGCTAACTCTGGAAAAGGatgcaaataggtggaaaatagccaaaaatggttatctttaagatTCTTTGTTGCCATGGGAACAGTTTGCAACATACTCAtgttaatgaaaaagaaatcccaggtgtcaCTCATAATGGTTAATATTCACTGTAAATGcgaggagcttaaacccaaaggtgaaacaaatagttcatttttagttcttcatccgtcttcaggtgtacatactgttaaaactgtagggagccaccttaagttaACCAAAAAATTATCTCGTGATGGTGTCAAAAAATATTGTATCAGCCTCCTAAAATGGTGCTGTGAGACTCTGAGGAAGTGGTGCTCCCTTCATCTTGCATGTTCTCCCATTTGCAGTTGCAAGTTTGATTGCATTTTCACCCAGAACTCTATTATCTCTTGCAATCAGACAACTTAGGGGCTACTGTACACTATCCAGTGAATGCACTTACCTGTCCTTTTAAGCCGAGGTGGAATCCTTTGTGGTTTTTTGTGTCCCCATCACCAAGAATGGCTAAATATTTATTTGGGGGTACTAATATACCATTATCATGAAATTTCATCAAACCCATAACAGAATATTCATCACCACGCCAGAACGTTTCTGGAATACCATGCAAGTTGATAAACTCAGAGCCTTTGAGCTGAAGCGCCTGACCCATAATGCCTTGAACATAATGAGTAGTGTTTCGTCCTCCATGTGTTTCATAATCTgatgaataaaagaaaaaagtatgaGAACCtgacaatttttgtttcactgtcAGGTAAAAAAATGCATGAAATCCTCACTCCAGTTACCTGTTGTCATGTTTGTGATATTTTTGGAAGCTTGGTTAAGAATCACAGTTGTGTTGCCATTAAACTGGAGAAGAATTCCAAATGTGGCAGAGTTAAAGGCTTGGTGATTAATCCTTGGGACATTAAGCTGACACAAACTATCTTGAAATGCAACTGTCTGCCAGCCAGCCTTTGTGCAGACCTTTAAACAAATATGTCAATAATATCTTACTATTTATTTTCATCTGTACTTAATTGTCTTAAGTACAATTAAGTGAGAGTGTGTGAGTGATTGTCAAAACCTAATGAGGCCAATGTGGTTGCATGTACCTGGAGAACTCCGAGCGTAAACCTGACTGTGCCATAATCACTTGAGTTGCTAcaacttcaaaagaaaaaagtcttGATAAATGTCAATAAAAAGTTATCTTGCTTGTCACAAAAATGATAGAGCATTATCGTTTGTCTCTTCATGTGGTCACTTGAGATGTAGATGATGACAAACACAAGATCAGTAGTGCTGCCAACCTGCAGAGAGAATATCTCAAGGAAAAATAAAGTAGAATAGAAGACCACActggaaacaataattatttaccagCAAAAAAATGTAAGATAAAGTGCCCCACTCACAGCCAACTATAACAATGCAAAAATTATTGGTGGACTGTAAACAGTTGACCTAGCTCATCACCTGATGAAGGCCAGTAGTGAGTAGTCTAAAGGTCATGATCTGTATCTCAAGTGAGTCTACATTGAGagacaaaattaatggtaaTGGGCCTTTTGCCGCTGAGCAATcatgtggtacaaaatcgccatactggagagcaaatgatgcactgggacatgttaaacaaagccactaaatttgaattttctttgttcaacaCGTCCCGGAGCATCATTTGCTCTTTAGTTTGGAGATTTTTTACCACttgatcgctcagctgcaaatgGCCCATTCTTGACGTTATTGTCTTAGTTAGTTTCAAAGCATGGTCAAAGCTTTCAGGTTTATGGGAATTGTGAGACAAACCTCTCTTTATTGCCTAATATTAATCTTTGCATTAAACTAATCTTCCTTGAGGAAAAATGACAAAAGACCAGGTTTACATTCTAATGAGGAGATTGAAGATTCTTATGGCCCTCTAGTTAAAATACCTTTTAGTGACATTGAGAAACATTCTGCATAGCTTTATGGTTTATTGGATATGGACTGTTACATATTCTCAATTGCCCTAGCTCAGTCATTGTTGGTTGATCTTTCAAAAACCTGTGTT
This genomic interval carries:
- the LOC136887443 gene encoding DNA-directed RNA polymerase III subunit RPC7-like isoform X1; protein product: MAGRGRGRGRGRGLTFDVSQLGFGRGEALPAAILQPPPLYPPLDVKPLPLRQTDADEYMLALKQELRGCMRELPYFIKNSVETKDIERFSDRYREKKVDGHLEWQPDWKLFPSELKVKPRKQRSQMSTKPRIPKQTERNKAFMSTEALKQLDEMAKKEVEETQKEDAQDEEDENKSGEEEIEYDEEEQEEENDYLVSHFDDDEDGLMDDDDMDEGPIY
- the LOC136887441 gene encoding uncharacterized protein isoform X1, whose protein sequence is MFQMDKELRLFSLLCLIFCCIAENKRRNPPKIVTRDGNLVLQAGEDGNIVFEPGNGKQVLIGANVLNTSTVAGPKGEKGETGSPGNVTAGVPGIKGEKGDDGTQGLQGTKGEKGDIGPPGQNITLVSKGEPGSKGEKGSTGKSGTDGIQGPPGINGSKGDPGLNGSKGDPGPIGSKGDPGPDGSKGDPGRNGSKGDPGPNGSKGDPGPEGPQGPPGPLFNTLDQSSFSCSNSSDYGTVRFTLGVLQVCTKAGWQTVAFQDSLCQLNVPRINHQAFNSATFGILLQFNGNTTVILNQASKNITNMTTDYETHGGRNTTHYVQGIMGQALQLKGSEFINLHGIPETFWRGDEYSVMGLMKFHDNGILVPPNKYLAILGDGDTKNHKGFHLGLKGQRVLFGFYSNDLLGRNQVEYDQWYHITWTWKKANKKRKIFINGQLDNEDTSRQLYLGGSGQTEIGTWWNGSIGYVKTNMEIDTLYIINKAIDYFSEQQLCFAQALNPQLP
- the LOC136887441 gene encoding uncharacterized protein isoform X2; the protein is MFQMDKELRLFSLLCLIFCCIAENKRRNPPKIVTRDGNLVLQAGEDGNIVFEPGNGKQVLIGANVLNTSTVAGPKGEKGETGSPGNKGDDGTQGLQGTKGEKGDIGPPGQNITLVSKGEPGSKGEKGSTGKSGTDGIQGPPGINGSKGDPGLNGSKGDPGPIGSKGDPGPDGSKGDPGRNGSKGDPGPNGSKGDPGPEGPQGPPGPLFNTLDQSSFSCSNSSDYGTVRFTLGVLQVCTKAGWQTVAFQDSLCQLNVPRINHQAFNSATFGILLQFNGNTTVILNQASKNITNMTTDYETHGGRNTTHYVQGIMGQALQLKGSEFINLHGIPETFWRGDEYSVMGLMKFHDNGILVPPNKYLAILGDGDTKNHKGFHLGLKGQRVLFGFYSNDLLGRNQVEYDQWYHITWTWKKANKKRKIFINGQLDNEDTSRQLYLGGSGQTEIGTWWNGSIGYVKTNMEIDTLYIINKAIDYFSEQQLCFAQALNPQLP
- the LOC136887441 gene encoding uncharacterized protein isoform X3 codes for the protein MFQMDKELRLFSLLCLIFCCIAENKRRNPPKIVTRDGNLVLQAGEDGNIVFEPGNGKQVLIGANVLNTSTVAGPKGEKGETGSPGNVTAGVPGIKGEKGDDGTQGLQGTKGEKGDIGPPGQNITLVSKGEPGSKGEKGSTGKSGTDGIQGPPGINGSKGDPGLNGSKGDPGPIGSKGDPGPDGSKGDPGRNGSKGDPGPNGSKGDPGPEGPQGPPGPLFNTLDQSSFSCSNSSDYGTVRFTLGVLQFNGNTTVILNQASKNITNMTTDYETHGGRNTTHYVQGIMGQALQLKGSEFINLHGIPETFWRGDEYSVMGLMKFHDNGILVPPNKYLAILGDGDTKNHKGFHLGLKGQRVLFGFYSNDLLGRNQVEYDQWYHITWTWKKANKKRKIFINGQLDNEDTSRQLYLGGSGQTEIGTWWNGSIGYVKTNMEIDTLYIINKAIDYFSEQQLCFAQALNPQLP
- the LOC136887441 gene encoding uncharacterized protein isoform X4, with the protein product MFQMDKELRLFSLLCLIFCCIAENKRRNPPKIVTRDGNLVLQAGEDGNIVFEPGNGKQVLIGANVLNTSTVAGPKGEKGETGSPGNKGDDGTQGLQGTKGEKGDIGPPGQNITLVSKGEPGSKGEKGSTGKSGTDGIQGPPGINGSKGDPGLNGSKGDPGPIGSKGDPGPDGSKGDPGRNGSKGDPGPNGSKGDPGPEGPQGPPGPLFNTLDQSSFSCSNSSDYGTVRFTLGVLQFNGNTTVILNQASKNITNMTTDYETHGGRNTTHYVQGIMGQALQLKGSEFINLHGIPETFWRGDEYSVMGLMKFHDNGILVPPNKYLAILGDGDTKNHKGFHLGLKGQRVLFGFYSNDLLGRNQVEYDQWYHITWTWKKANKKRKIFINGQLDNEDTSRQLYLGGSGQTEIGTWWNGSIGYVKTNMEIDTLYIINKAIDYFSEQQLCFAQALNPQLP